GGCCCTACATGGTGCTGGGCACGCTGCGCGACCAGTTGCTCTATCCCCATCCCGACGCACTCATTGACGAGGGGCAGTTGCGCTACGCCCTAGAACAGGTGAATCTGTCGGATTTGCCGGAGCGGGTCGGCGGCTTTGACGTGGAGCTAGACTGGGCCAACGTGCTGTCTTTGGGCGAACAGCAGCGCCTCGCCTTTGCCCGCCTGCTGCTGACCCGGCCGCGCTACGCCATTCTAGACGAGGCCACCAGCGCTCTGGATTTGGCAAACGAGCGCCGCCTCTACGACCAACTCCGCCAAAAAGACACCACCTACATCAGCGTTGGCCATCGCCCCAGCCTGCTGAAATATCACGACTACGTGCTGGAACTCACAGGCGACACCACTTGGCGGCTCACGCCCACGGCTGAATATCAGCCCGATGATTACGTTTTCGCCTGATTTCCCGATCAATTCGATTCAATTCGCTTCGATCTATATCTTCGATCTGTATCAATGCTTCGATGAATGGTTCTCGACCCTAACCTTACGCTCCCTGGCGACTCACCCGTCCTCGATCCGGTGGATGCGCTGCTGAGTCGCTTTACCCATTTTGGCGTGGAACTGGGGCTAGAGCGGATTTCGCGGCTGCTGGCGGCGCTGGGAAATCCCCAGCGACAAGTGCCCGTGCTGCACATCGCAGGCAGTAATGGCAAAGGATCTGTATGTGCCTATTTGTCTGCCGTGCTGATGCAGGCGGGCTATCGAGTGGGACGCTATACATCCCCCCATTTGGAACACTGGTGCGAACGGATCTGGCTCAACGGCGAGGATATCTCGGTGAACGCGCTGCACTCGCTTTTGGAAGAAGTCGTGGCCGCGATTGATCCCAACTACCCGTCGCCCACCCAGTTTGAAGTGGTCACTGCTGCGGCATGGCTATACTTTGCGCGACAGCAGGTCGATGTAGCGGTGATGGAAGTGGGGCTGGGCGGGCGGCTGGATGCCACCAATGTGTGCGATCGCCCCCTCGTCAGCCTCATCACCTCCCTCAGCCGCGAACACTGGCAGCGCCTCGGCCCCACCCTGGCCGACATCACCGGCGAAAAAGCCGGAATCCTGAAAGCTCGCTGTCCAGCGGCGATCGCCCCCCAGCCACCAGAAGCCGCCGCCGTGCTGCAAGCCCGTCTGCACGCGCTCCAGTGTCCTGCGATCTGGGTGCAGCCTGCGGTCGATCTGGGCAACGGCTGGGCCGAGTGGCAGTGGGATGGCGGGTTAGGTAGCGAGATAGGCAACGAGATAGATAACGCCCCACGCCCCAAAGCCACCATCTCCTACCCGCTACCCCTCCCCGGCGCACACCAGCTCACCAACTCCGCCGTTGCCCTAGCTGCCTTGCAGCTGCTGCGGCTGCGGGGGTGGGCCATTTCGGATGCAGACATCGTGGCAGGCATGGCCAGGACGCAGTGGCGCGGCCGGATGCAGTGGATGGACTGGCAAGGGCATCGGCTGCTGATCGACGGGGCGCACAATCCGGCTGGGGCGATCGCCCTCCGGCAGTATGTCGATCAGCAAATCGAGCAGGGCGATATTGCTCCGCAACGCTGGCGCAACCGCCGCTCGTCCCCTATCACTTGGGTCATCGGTATGATCGGCACGAAGGATCACGCGGACGTATTTCGGGCGCTGCTGCGGCCGGGCGATCGCCTCCATCTTGTCCCTGTTCCAGAGCATTCTCCCGTTGACCTGGAAAAGCTGGCCGCGCTGGCCACCGAGGCACAGCCGCAACTGGCGCGATCGCAACAGCATTCGGACGTATGGCCAGCACTGGAGGCGGCCTTCAGTGTCTCTGAAGAGTCTGCCCCTGGTGCTACACAATCGGGCGATGGCGCACCCTTGGTCGTGTTGTGTGGATCGCTGTATCTGATTGGGCATTTCCTGAAGCGCTGTCGGCTGACAAGCACCAAGAATCTTGCGTAATCTGGTTCATTTTTGGCGCAAGTGACATAGGATGTAAGCGCATAGAGAGCAGGCGATAGACAAACTCGTATAGAGCGTCCGCTTGGTTTATCAAAACGCTAAACAAGACCGTTTCATCTGAGAGTTGCGCTATGAGTAGGATTAAACATCGGGGAACCTCCGCCGCGACGCTGGTGTTTTTGCTATCGGCCGCGATCGCACCGTCCATCGCGGGGACTGCTGCCTGGAAGACAATGGGACTAGCGCCGGCCCTGGCTCAAAGCGGCACAA
The Thermoleptolyngbya sichuanensis A183 DNA segment above includes these coding regions:
- a CDS encoding bifunctional folylpolyglutamate synthase/dihydrofolate synthase gives rise to the protein MVLDPNLTLPGDSPVLDPVDALLSRFTHFGVELGLERISRLLAALGNPQRQVPVLHIAGSNGKGSVCAYLSAVLMQAGYRVGRYTSPHLEHWCERIWLNGEDISVNALHSLLEEVVAAIDPNYPSPTQFEVVTAAAWLYFARQQVDVAVMEVGLGGRLDATNVCDRPLVSLITSLSREHWQRLGPTLADITGEKAGILKARCPAAIAPQPPEAAAVLQARLHALQCPAIWVQPAVDLGNGWAEWQWDGGLGSEIGNEIDNAPRPKATISYPLPLPGAHQLTNSAVALAALQLLRLRGWAISDADIVAGMARTQWRGRMQWMDWQGHRLLIDGAHNPAGAIALRQYVDQQIEQGDIAPQRWRNRRSSPITWVIGMIGTKDHADVFRALLRPGDRLHLVPVPEHSPVDLEKLAALATEAQPQLARSQQHSDVWPALEAAFSVSEESAPGATQSGDGAPLVVLCGSLYLIGHFLKRCRLTSTKNLA